In Methylomonas sp. ZR1, one DNA window encodes the following:
- a CDS encoding redoxin domain-containing protein, producing the protein MKTVMIGQKVPPLSVSDWVQGQSVNFEQLLGQVVLVAVFQVNCPGCFLSCLPQVLALKQRYAERGLTVLGLATAFEDFDKNNLQNLKRLVETGEVIGETLRVLTERGLLQDGKLPYRIDFPVAMDRLTKREFGSIESEIDAFISQRLSDLEQDIGLRQPHVRAQVKQYLQTLDYHAETFEFFQLQGTPSYILVDRAGLLVQCRFGAYPDLETDILKLL; encoded by the coding sequence ATGAAAACGGTAATGATTGGTCAAAAAGTACCGCCCCTATCGGTTTCCGACTGGGTGCAGGGACAGTCTGTCAATTTCGAACAATTGCTTGGACAAGTCGTGTTGGTGGCGGTGTTTCAAGTCAACTGCCCAGGCTGTTTCTTGTCATGTCTGCCGCAGGTGTTGGCGTTAAAACAACGTTATGCCGAGCGCGGTTTGACCGTACTGGGGCTGGCCACCGCCTTTGAAGACTTCGATAAAAATAATCTGCAAAATCTAAAGCGTTTGGTTGAGACCGGTGAGGTGATCGGCGAAACCTTGAGGGTTTTAACGGAGCGAGGACTGCTACAGGACGGCAAGTTGCCGTATCGTATTGATTTTCCGGTAGCCATGGATAGATTGACCAAGCGCGAATTCGGCAGTATCGAAAGCGAAATTGACGCTTTTATCAGCCAACGCTTGAGCGATTTGGAACAAGACATCGGCTTACGCCAACCGCATGTGCGAGCGCAGGTAAAACAATATTTACAAACCCTGGATTATCATGCCGAAACCTTCGAGTTTTTCCAGTTACAGGGTACCCCATCTTATATTCTGGTTGATAGAGCAGGCTTGCTGGTCCAATGCAGGTTTGGCGCGTATCCCGATCTGGAAACCGATATTCTCAAGCTGTTGTAG
- a CDS encoding YajQ family cyclic di-GMP-binding protein has translation MPSFDIVSELDSHEVTNALDQANKEVSTRFDFKGSNACFEQQEDSILMKAESTFQLQQMLPILYAKMGKRGIDISSLESGKIQDTGKTAQQSITLKQGVGSDLAKKIVKLIKDKKLKVQAAINGDKVRVTGKKRDDLQEVIQMLRTEDLEQPLQFNNFRD, from the coding sequence ATGCCATCATTCGACATCGTTTCAGAACTCGACAGCCACGAAGTAACCAACGCACTGGACCAAGCCAATAAAGAAGTCTCCACCCGGTTTGATTTTAAAGGCTCCAATGCCTGTTTCGAGCAGCAGGAAGACAGCATCCTGATGAAAGCCGAATCGACCTTTCAACTGCAACAAATGTTGCCGATTTTGTATGCCAAAATGGGTAAACGCGGCATCGATATTTCCAGTTTGGAAAGCGGCAAGATTCAGGATACCGGCAAAACCGCTCAGCAATCCATCACCTTGAAGCAGGGTGTGGGTAGCGATCTGGCGAAAAAAATCGTCAAGCTGATCAAGGATAAAAAGCTCAAAGTGCAGGCCGCGATCAATGGCGATAAGGTGCGCGTGACCGGTAAAAAGCGCGACGATTTGCAGGAAGTCATTCAAATGTTGCGCACGGAAGATTTGGAGCAGCCTTTGCAATTCAATAACTTTCGGGATTAG
- a CDS encoding SIR2 family protein, whose protein sequence is MSNTVFSEILSGLYDNQVIPYLGPGAVFDAKSKLTQEPMPADSDSLILAMNGGKPMAPKLMYEFPRAAMNQELKRGRNYVSQFLDKTYGQIQYTRASMHDWLKEWRPKYVIDINRDTQLQDSYADEEHTLIVGVARIVATAFRFKIYHYDGSQYFEIPQEQVDRNLPILFKPMGTPKPEANYIASDADYVDYITELMGGFAIPDFLKEYRKGKKYLLLGLPLNRDSERMVMSDITYGADEHRGWFLRKNPTDKEKRFSAKMGFELINADCQDFLQSVQASAVAA, encoded by the coding sequence ATGTCAAATACGGTATTTTCCGAAATTCTAAGCGGTTTGTACGATAACCAAGTCATTCCCTATCTGGGGCCGGGAGCGGTGTTCGACGCCAAAAGCAAACTGACGCAAGAGCCGATGCCCGCCGACAGCGACAGCCTGATTTTGGCGATGAACGGCGGTAAACCGATGGCGCCGAAACTGATGTACGAGTTTCCGCGCGCAGCAATGAACCAGGAACTGAAGCGCGGCCGCAACTATGTATCGCAGTTTCTTGACAAAACCTACGGACAAATTCAATACACCCGCGCATCAATGCACGACTGGCTGAAAGAATGGCGGCCCAAGTATGTGATCGACATTAATCGGGATACCCAATTGCAAGACAGTTATGCCGACGAAGAACACACCTTGATTGTCGGCGTAGCCCGCATCGTCGCTACCGCCTTTCGCTTCAAAATTTATCATTACGACGGCAGCCAATATTTTGAGATTCCGCAGGAACAAGTCGATAGAAATCTGCCGATTTTGTTTAAACCGATGGGCACGCCAAAACCCGAAGCCAATTACATCGCCTCCGATGCCGACTATGTGGATTACATCACTGAGCTGATGGGCGGTTTCGCGATTCCGGACTTTTTAAAGGAGTACCGCAAAGGCAAAAAATACCTGTTGTTGGGTTTGCCACTCAATCGCGATTCCGAGCGGATGGTGATGAGCGACATCACCTATGGCGCCGACGAACATAGAGGCTGGTTTTTAAGAAAAAACCCTACCGACAAGGAAAAACGCTTTAGTGCGAAAATGGGCTTTGAACTGATTAACGCCGACTGCCAGGACTTCCTGCAATCGGTGCAAGCTTCGGCTGTGGCTGCTTAA
- a CDS encoding diguanylate cyclase, translating into MTTEISKPLILIVDDTPTNIQVLAENLIDEYRIKVAVSGEAALEAIDRQGPPDLILLDVMIPGMDGYEVCRRLKSDPQTAAIPVIFVTAMNAATNEEYGLNLGAMDYITKPFYLPVVKARIRNHIRLKRMTDMLEAMAWMDGLTGIPNRRRFDQVLENEWKRAQRNQLPLALVMVDVDYFKAYNDCHGHGAGDICLRQVATILAASVSRSGDLVARYGGEEFVMLMPETDIEGAQRVSELLCRRVEAQHISHTRSSVSPWVTISAGFAVVVPALQQLPSELLDEADRQLYLAKENGRNGARGSYSTV; encoded by the coding sequence ATGACTACCGAGATCTCCAAGCCCTTGATTTTGATCGTAGATGATACGCCGACCAACATTCAGGTGTTGGCGGAAAATTTGATCGACGAGTATCGCATCAAGGTGGCAGTCAGCGGCGAGGCGGCGCTGGAGGCCATCGACCGGCAAGGACCGCCCGATCTGATCCTGTTGGATGTAATGATACCGGGCATGGACGGTTATGAAGTCTGCCGGCGTCTGAAAAGCGACCCGCAAACTGCGGCAATCCCGGTGATATTTGTGACGGCTATGAACGCGGCGACCAACGAAGAATACGGGCTGAATTTGGGGGCGATGGACTACATTACCAAGCCGTTTTATTTGCCGGTGGTTAAGGCGCGGATCCGCAATCATATCCGCCTGAAACGGATGACGGACATGTTGGAAGCGATGGCCTGGATGGATGGCCTCACCGGTATACCCAATCGGCGGCGCTTCGATCAGGTCTTGGAAAACGAATGGAAGCGCGCGCAGCGCAATCAGTTGCCCTTGGCTTTAGTGATGGTGGATGTCGATTATTTTAAAGCCTATAACGATTGCCACGGCCACGGCGCGGGCGACATTTGTCTGCGGCAGGTGGCCACCATATTGGCGGCTTCGGTGAGTCGCTCCGGCGATTTGGTGGCGCGTTACGGCGGGGAGGAGTTTGTGATGCTGATGCCGGAAACCGACATTGAAGGCGCGCAGCGCGTATCCGAATTGCTGTGCCGACGTGTTGAAGCGCAGCACATTTCACATACCCGCTCCAGCGTTTCGCCTTGGGTGACGATTAGCGCCGGTTTTGCGGTGGTGGTGCCGGCGCTGCAACAATTGCCGTCCGAATTACTGGACGAGGCTGATCGGCAGTTGTATTTGGCTAAAGAAAACGGTCGAAACGGCGCCCGCGGAAGCTATTCGACCGTTTAG
- a CDS encoding response regulator yields MRVLPNFADWSLRRKLVSIIMFSCAVCLFVSLSVMVVSSVVSRYRSVLHELSSLADVLAENGQAALVFADKSEASRLLESLKDRPELYAAWMVSVDGSVLASWSRGTANIDVPSDFRRPFRELRTNFWSRRAELFTPVIKNTELVGYVLLQADFTAQWNDQLVDLGKSLGAAGLALILVYLLAIRLQRIISRPIEELATAARLIAEDKNYTLRVAQRDRDEIGDLVQAFNAMLGEIQLRDETLTGHRDRLEAEVAQRTEELLQAKDEAEAASRSKGMFLANMSHEIRTPMNAIIGLSDLALNSDLSPKLRDYLRKIHTSSLALLGITNDILDYSKVEAGRMELQAEAFSLEDVLENVLNLFIVRAEEKGLELVLELDSALPPRLIGDALRLGQILNNLVGNAVKFTEAGEIHIKVSQLAKTHGYSTLSFSVRDTGIGMSAEQLEHLFHAFTQADGSITRRFGGTGLGLTISKRLVEMMGGNLAVQSQLGEGSLFEFTLLLPFPSEQKARQIPGHLQSMRVLIVDDLDISRQMLRDILLAWGFQVEEAASGAQALEALRAANDADRDFELVLLDWKMPGLDGVQVTREIREMVRRTEIRSAPVVIMVTAFSREKLLSAAGDAVPDDILVKPVMPSTLLEALTRLQGGNPEQGNEKSRPLLAGMAASIRGARILLVEDNEVNQMVAREYLESSGLRVTVVNNGREGVEAVRKNRYDAVLMDLQMPEMSGIEATRLIRQDARFADLPIIAMTAAVQERERNDCYAAGMNDHIGKPVLPQTLMAALLRWIKPSERSVAVEPVLPKPESIVSGLSRELPGFDMGYIRIMIGEDSHKLQLLFECFRDKFADTMQRLRALHGAGKTEQAVDLLHNLKGAAGVLGAVELSRAAANLEEALHVGMPFDACLPACEASLTATLNTIADFTAMGAVAELQNQAADWSAADELAGQLRDLLEGSDFVPNDLIEQLKAALPCPETRLLIKKIEKQVGNIDYGQARVTLAELLALIASQRQNGG; encoded by the coding sequence ATGCGTGTGTTGCCCAATTTTGCCGACTGGTCTCTACGGCGCAAACTGGTGTCCATCATCATGTTCAGTTGTGCGGTATGCCTGTTCGTCAGTCTATCGGTGATGGTGGTTAGCTCGGTGGTGAGCCGCTATCGCAGCGTATTGCACGAATTGTCCAGTTTGGCGGACGTGTTGGCCGAAAACGGCCAAGCCGCGTTGGTGTTTGCCGATAAATCCGAAGCCAGCCGTTTGCTGGAGTCGTTGAAAGACCGGCCGGAGCTGTATGCGGCCTGGATGGTGTCTGTCGATGGCAGCGTACTCGCTTCATGGAGCCGGGGAACGGCGAATATTGATGTACCCAGTGACTTTCGCCGGCCGTTCCGTGAACTGCGCACCAACTTCTGGAGCCGGCGCGCCGAGCTATTCACGCCGGTGATCAAAAATACCGAGTTGGTCGGTTATGTGTTGTTGCAAGCCGATTTCACCGCGCAATGGAACGATCAACTGGTCGATTTGGGCAAGAGTTTGGGGGCGGCGGGGCTGGCGCTGATATTGGTTTATCTGTTGGCAATCCGCTTGCAGCGCATCATTTCCAGACCGATAGAGGAGTTGGCGACGGCCGCGCGGCTTATCGCCGAGGATAAAAATTACACTTTGCGGGTGGCGCAGCGCGACCGAGACGAGATTGGCGATTTGGTGCAGGCGTTTAATGCCATGTTGGGCGAGATCCAATTGCGCGATGAAACCCTTACCGGGCATCGGGACCGCCTGGAAGCCGAAGTGGCGCAGCGTACCGAAGAATTATTGCAAGCCAAAGACGAAGCGGAAGCCGCCTCGCGCTCCAAAGGTATGTTCCTGGCAAATATGAGTCATGAAATCCGTACACCGATGAACGCGATCATCGGCTTGTCGGATTTGGCCTTGAACAGCGATCTGTCGCCCAAGCTGCGCGATTATCTGCGGAAAATTCACACCTCATCGCTGGCCTTGCTGGGGATTACCAACGACATTCTCGATTATTCCAAGGTCGAAGCCGGCCGCATGGAATTGCAGGCCGAAGCGTTTAGTTTGGAGGATGTGCTGGAGAATGTGCTGAATCTGTTCATCGTCCGCGCCGAGGAAAAAGGCCTGGAACTGGTGCTGGAACTGGATTCCGCTTTGCCGCCGCGCTTGATTGGCGATGCGTTGCGCTTGGGGCAGATATTGAACAATCTGGTGGGCAATGCGGTGAAATTTACCGAGGCCGGGGAAATTCATATCAAAGTTTCCCAGTTGGCAAAAACCCACGGCTACTCCACTTTGAGTTTTTCGGTACGTGATACCGGTATCGGCATGTCTGCGGAGCAGCTCGAGCATTTGTTTCATGCCTTTACCCAGGCCGACGGTTCGATTACCCGCCGCTTCGGCGGCACCGGGCTGGGATTGACCATCAGCAAGCGGTTGGTGGAAATGATGGGCGGTAATTTAGCCGTGCAGAGCCAGCTTGGCGAAGGCAGTCTATTCGAGTTTACGCTGCTGCTGCCGTTTCCGTCCGAGCAGAAAGCCCGACAAATTCCCGGCCATCTGCAAAGCATGCGGGTGTTGATCGTCGACGATTTGGACATTTCCCGGCAGATGTTGCGCGATATTTTGCTGGCCTGGGGCTTTCAGGTCGAGGAAGCGGCATCCGGCGCACAAGCCTTGGAAGCGCTGCGCGCGGCCAACGACGCTGATCGGGACTTCGAATTGGTGTTGCTGGATTGGAAAATGCCCGGTCTGGATGGTGTGCAGGTCACCCGGGAGATTCGGGAGATGGTGCGCCGCACCGAAATCCGCAGCGCCCCGGTGGTGATTATGGTGACTGCCTTCAGTCGTGAGAAATTATTGAGTGCGGCCGGCGATGCGGTACCCGATGATATTTTGGTCAAGCCGGTGATGCCATCCACCTTGCTGGAAGCCTTGACGCGCTTGCAGGGCGGCAACCCCGAGCAGGGCAATGAAAAAAGCCGGCCGCTGCTGGCGGGTATGGCCGCTTCGATACGCGGGGCGCGCATTTTGTTGGTGGAAGACAACGAGGTCAACCAAATGGTAGCCAGGGAATATCTGGAAAGCTCCGGCTTGCGCGTCACCGTGGTTAACAACGGCCGGGAAGGGGTGGAGGCGGTCAGGAAAAATCGTTACGACGCGGTGCTGATGGACTTACAAATGCCGGAGATGAGCGGTATCGAAGCGACCCGGCTGATCCGCCAGGATGCGCGCTTTGCCGATTTGCCCATCATTGCCATGACGGCAGCGGTGCAGGAGCGTGAGCGCAACGATTGTTACGCCGCCGGCATGAACGATCATATCGGCAAGCCGGTGTTGCCGCAGACTTTGATGGCGGCCCTGTTGCGCTGGATAAAGCCGTCCGAACGAAGTGTGGCGGTCGAGCCGGTGCTGCCGAAACCGGAGTCTATAGTCTCCGGCTTATCGAGGGAGCTGCCTGGATTCGATATGGGGTATATTCGGATTATGATTGGCGAGGACAGCCATAAATTGCAACTTTTGTTCGAGTGCTTTCGAGATAAATTTGCCGATACCATGCAACGCCTCAGAGCGTTGCATGGCGCCGGAAAAACCGAGCAGGCGGTTGATTTGCTGCACAATTTGAAGGGCGCAGCCGGCGTGCTTGGCGCTGTAGAACTGAGCCGGGCCGCGGCGAATCTGGAGGAAGCTTTGCATGTCGGTATGCCGTTTGACGCTTGCCTCCCCGCTTGCGAGGCCAGTCTGACGGCCACCCTGAACACGATTGCCGATTTCACCGCTATGGGCGCCGTTGCCGAGCTACAGAATCAAGCCGCCGATTGGTCGGCGGCAGACGAGTTGGCCGGCCAGTTGCGCGACTTGTTGGAAGGTAGCGATTTTGTCCCCAATGACTTGATCGAGCAATTGAAGGCCGCGCTACCTTGTCCGGAAACCCGGCTACTGATAAAAAAAATAGAAAAACAGGTTGGCAATATCGATTACGGTCAGGCTAGAGTGACCTTGGCGGAGTTGTTGGCCTTGATAGCGTCACAGCGACAAAACGGAGGATAG
- a CDS encoding YfiR family protein, with product MQKGSRIHSEMAGQKRLADAMGVMRGIVKNYLRPRFFAPQSRRYLARQWVFACLCLVVPGWQVLPAASLSEAQIKAAYLYNFAKFVEWPADVLPPGADILLCAVGNSVLDSELQALDGRKAGERILRFVQHNNTDPDLTTCHLLFLGSSEKSHFVVTLKALGDAPVLTLSDIDDFAEKGGGISLLFRENKVVFEVNLEPIRNARLHLPGQLLNIAAIVYGR from the coding sequence ATGCAAAAAGGATCTCGCATACATTCCGAAATGGCCGGACAGAAACGTTTAGCTGACGCGATGGGCGTGATGCGGGGTATTGTCAAAAACTATCTGCGCCCGCGTTTTTTCGCGCCGCAATCCAGACGCTATCTGGCGCGCCAATGGGTTTTCGCCTGTCTTTGCCTAGTGGTGCCAGGCTGGCAGGTATTGCCGGCCGCCAGCCTGTCGGAGGCGCAGATCAAAGCCGCCTATCTCTACAATTTTGCCAAATTCGTGGAATGGCCCGCCGACGTATTGCCGCCTGGTGCGGACATTTTGTTGTGTGCGGTCGGCAATAGTGTGCTGGACAGCGAGTTGCAAGCCCTGGACGGGCGCAAGGCCGGCGAACGCATTTTGCGGTTTGTCCAACATAACAATACCGATCCCGACTTGACTACTTGCCATCTGTTGTTTCTCGGCAGCTCCGAGAAATCTCACTTTGTGGTGACCTTAAAAGCACTAGGCGATGCGCCGGTGCTGACCCTATCCGACATCGACGACTTTGCCGAAAAAGGCGGCGGTATCAGCTTGCTGTTTCGCGAAAACAAGGTGGTATTTGAAGTGAATCTGGAACCGATTCGTAACGCCCGGCTGCATTTGCCCGGCCAACTGTTGAATATTGCCGCCATTGTTTACGGGAGATAG
- a CDS encoding lipocalin family protein, which yields MRKLWKKLPWIIAGIVLIVGLLKPPLLPWLLLVLTVLACLFLPRRGLIGPVELPADDAFLPSEQVQWWYWTGHLFTDDGRRFGFEIVFFSFDSLVIFRDQLVQAAVTDVNGQRFSFEEFVEFHLPKRIPNGFNLTSGTDNKVTAVGGDGHDRLHAQVGDYVLDLELKATQAPALHYGGDPHPYRFGGYTYYYSRPKMATTGTISIGGQTFQVTGNSWFDRQYGELYQAILQGWQWFAIELDDNRQIMLFDFKGSDTSVEKSGSITDAQGQTVTLAAHEFAVTVLGEWVSPNTGCTYPSGWEVEVRGEKFTVQPLVLDQELHAQHTFWVGPTYWEGACSVAGAAAGNAYVELNGFCRCPGRGG from the coding sequence ATGCGTAAGCTCTGGAAAAAATTGCCCTGGATTATTGCCGGGATTGTGTTGATTGTCGGCCTCTTGAAGCCGCCTTTATTGCCTTGGCTGTTGTTAGTATTAACCGTGCTCGCGTGTTTGTTCCTGCCGCGCCGCGGGCTGATCGGCCCGGTCGAATTACCGGCCGACGATGCGTTTTTACCCAGCGAACAAGTGCAGTGGTGGTATTGGACCGGGCATTTATTCACCGACGACGGCCGCCGCTTCGGCTTTGAAATCGTGTTTTTCTCGTTCGACAGTTTGGTGATTTTTCGCGATCAGCTGGTGCAGGCGGCGGTGACCGATGTGAATGGTCAACGTTTCTCGTTTGAAGAGTTCGTCGAATTCCATTTGCCCAAGCGTATTCCCAACGGCTTTAACCTGACTTCCGGCACCGACAATAAAGTGACGGCGGTTGGCGGCGACGGCCATGACCGATTGCACGCGCAAGTCGGCGACTATGTGCTGGATCTGGAATTGAAAGCCACGCAGGCTCCGGCTTTGCATTACGGCGGCGATCCCCATCCTTACCGTTTCGGCGGCTACACTTATTATTACTCGCGGCCGAAAATGGCGACTACCGGCACTATCAGTATCGGCGGCCAGACTTTTCAAGTCACCGGCAACAGCTGGTTCGACAGACAATACGGCGAACTCTATCAAGCCATTCTGCAGGGTTGGCAATGGTTTGCGATCGAACTGGATGACAACCGGCAAATCATGTTGTTCGACTTCAAGGGCAGCGACACGTCGGTCGAAAAATCCGGCTCGATTACCGATGCCCAAGGGCAAACCGTCACGCTGGCGGCACACGAATTTGCGGTTACCGTGCTGGGCGAATGGGTCAGTCCGAATACCGGCTGTACCTATCCTTCCGGTTGGGAAGTCGAGGTGCGCGGCGAAAAATTTACCGTGCAACCCTTGGTGCTGGACCAGGAATTACACGCGCAGCATACTTTTTGGGTGGGGCCTACATACTGGGAAGGTGCGTGCAGCGTAGCCGGTGCCGCCGCCGGAAATGCCTACGTAGAATTGAACGGTTTTTGCCGTTGCCCCGGCAGAGGCGGTTAA
- a CDS encoding TonB-dependent siderophore receptor — MKSTIWLTGRYQTQATNRLNLFLFGVALNVNIFGSAVADNAPDIEAFSINELMQMEVSSASRKSQTVSDTAAAAFVISQEDIRRSGATSIPDALRLAPGLEVAQINASVWAVTARGFNGRYANKLLVLMDGRSVYTPLFSGVFWDLQDTLMEDIERIEVIRGPGAVMWGANAVNGVINIITKKAKDTQGNLLVAGGGNQERGFAGYRHGGRTGDDGSYRVYAKTFERDTFVNAAGERLHDDWRSVQGGFRIDDRISNDSRYTVQGDVYRKTIGNTVVPQTVLPPFNREFNFDDHADGANLLARWEGNFSDGSEFMLQGYYDRVAFSAAALSDSQDMVDIDFQHRLHPNADHDLMWGASYRFIHSTTVNTSAIAFTPNSLGYHNGSVFVQDDITLIDNTLRLTLGTKLEESHFGNTQVQPNARLMWTPDQVHSVWASVSRASRTPARGEAQANVGLGGVPTGLPAPFDQIQVIAQPDPKLRAEKIFAAEIGYRTQWTEKFSTDITAFSNHYSDLVMFRRGELVGLTQSLIWSNAQQDFTTRGIEIASEWHVLDWMRFSGNYSHLKMEIPQDPLNPDIAGLSPRHRGSLRWQMDLPEKIKLDFTLRHVGRLHSNSQAVPAYTTFDARLAYEPYNGVEFAVIAQNLFSPSHPEYKDSSALSLPSSAVEVPRSIYGKLSWRF; from the coding sequence ATGAAATCAACGATATGGCTGACTGGCCGGTATCAAACACAAGCGACGAATCGATTAAACCTGTTCCTGTTCGGTGTGGCGCTTAACGTCAATATCTTCGGTAGCGCGGTGGCCGATAACGCGCCGGATATCGAAGCTTTTTCCATCAACGAACTGATGCAAATGGAAGTGTCCTCGGCGTCCAGAAAGTCGCAGACCGTATCCGATACCGCGGCCGCGGCGTTCGTGATCAGTCAGGAAGATATTCGCCGTTCCGGTGCCACCAGTATCCCCGATGCACTGCGCCTGGCGCCCGGTCTTGAGGTAGCGCAAATCAACGCCAGTGTCTGGGCAGTTACCGCGCGCGGCTTCAATGGCCGTTACGCCAATAAATTGCTGGTACTGATGGACGGCCGCAGTGTTTATACTCCCTTATTTTCCGGGGTATTTTGGGATTTGCAGGATACCTTGATGGAAGACATCGAGCGTATCGAGGTGATACGCGGGCCGGGCGCGGTGATGTGGGGCGCGAACGCGGTAAACGGTGTCATCAATATCATTACCAAGAAAGCCAAGGACACCCAAGGCAATCTGTTGGTGGCCGGCGGCGGCAACCAGGAGCGCGGCTTCGCCGGTTACCGCCACGGTGGTCGTACTGGCGACGACGGCAGTTACCGGGTGTATGCCAAAACCTTCGAGCGCGATACTTTTGTTAATGCGGCCGGAGAAAGGCTGCACGACGACTGGCGCTCGGTGCAGGGCGGTTTTCGTATCGATGACCGGATCTCCAACGACAGCCGTTACACAGTACAAGGCGACGTTTACCGCAAGACCATAGGCAACACCGTGGTGCCGCAAACGGTTCTGCCGCCGTTCAACCGCGAATTCAATTTCGACGACCATGCCGACGGCGCTAACCTGCTGGCGCGTTGGGAAGGTAATTTCAGCGACGGTTCTGAATTCATGCTGCAAGGCTATTACGACCGGGTCGCTTTCAGTGCCGCAGCGTTGTCCGACAGTCAGGACATGGTGGACATCGATTTTCAGCATCGCCTGCATCCCAATGCCGACCACGATTTGATGTGGGGCGCCAGTTACCGATTCATTCACAGTACCACGGTCAACACTTCGGCTATCGCCTTCACACCCAACAGCTTGGGTTACCACAACGGCAGTGTGTTCGTACAAGACGACATCACGTTGATCGACAACACCTTGCGCCTGACGCTGGGTACCAAGTTGGAAGAAAGCCATTTCGGTAACACGCAAGTGCAGCCCAACGCCCGTTTAATGTGGACGCCGGACCAAGTGCATTCGGTATGGGCTTCGGTTTCCAGGGCGTCGCGCACCCCGGCGCGCGGCGAAGCGCAGGCCAATGTGGGGCTGGGTGGGGTCCCTACCGGTTTGCCGGCGCCTTTTGATCAGATCCAGGTCATCGCGCAGCCCGACCCCAAGCTACGCGCAGAAAAAATCTTTGCCGCCGAAATCGGTTACCGCACCCAGTGGACCGAAAAATTCTCCACCGACATTACCGCCTTCAGCAATCATTATTCCGACTTGGTGATGTTCCGCCGCGGCGAGTTGGTGGGGCTGACCCAGTCTTTGATTTGGAGTAACGCCCAGCAAGACTTCACCACACGCGGCATCGAGATTGCCAGCGAATGGCATGTGTTGGATTGGATGCGCTTCAGCGGCAATTACAGCCACCTGAAAATGGAAATCCCCCAGGACCCGCTCAATCCGGATATCGCCGGTCTGAGTCCTCGCCATCGCGGCTCTTTGCGCTGGCAGATGGATTTGCCGGAAAAAATCAAGTTGGACTTTACCCTAAGGCATGTCGGCCGCTTGCATTCCAACAGCCAGGCCGTACCGGCCTATACCACCTTCGACGCCAGACTGGCTTACGAACCCTATAACGGCGTGGAGTTTGCCGTTATCGCCCAAAACCTGTTCTCGCCCAGCCATCCGGAATATAAAGACTCATCCGCACTGTCCTTGCCGAGTAGCGCGGTGGAAGTCCCGCGCTCGATCTACGGCAAACTCAGCTGGCGCTTTTGA